A window of the Miscanthus floridulus cultivar M001 chromosome 14, ASM1932011v1, whole genome shotgun sequence genome harbors these coding sequences:
- the LOC136505425 gene encoding filament-like plant protein 3 has protein sequence MVMDRAGWLWRRKSSDKSPGGSDSSLSVSSHSEQCSDDQGQSQSPGASSGSKYDYSQETGAARSLNGKLAAGVNLNNFNPEHGQSLEQHVSSNVRDEEIKETLESLNYKLSAALSTIRAKEDLVKQHAKVTEEAVAGWEQAEAEVTTLKGLLEASCQKNASLQDQVSDLDEALKECVRQLRLAREEQEDKIREIVSKSLVPQSENPELQNHIAELKKRLEVTRSEASSSMLLQHDLQERLQAIERENLDLKAKLQAIEKENIDLKAKLLVQSKDLKILMLERDLSNQAAETASKQHLESVKKIARVEAECRRLQHLTRKTTLSNNSRSTQNNCCMESLTDSQSDHGEHMVGVDNDLQNSDSWASALIAELDQFKNGKDGSRNIVNNPVEIDIMDDFLEMERLAALPESDGTSSSFEMETDSDKAVARSSSLKVETEELQNKVADLQEKFEAIASEKRELEMALMEVRNQLDISCDALVAAKNRLVEMQMQLESANDSKLSALEDVERLDSERKALELQLESKSVEVEELLMAVASSEENAEQKELESQLELMSVQATELRLTVASLEERVQSERELSVQQKENAEAMLNAKEELEAQLCSANTEMGKLRDLVKALENEVKKEKALREELTAQLQIKVEAAVDAVKESLEAQLCSANTEAGKLRDVVKTLEDEVEKEKALREELAVNIEVKTKAARTAEALKESLEAQLSSANAEIQKLEEITKQLQSELEKEKTLHEEFSAQLEMKIEAERACSMESAKESLEEQLQLVNSEAAKLCDMVTALEHDVEKEKAFSAELQMQLEALEAVKKVLESEAESAHQDAKILRQKVESLEAKLKEQMSLTDEFTANVETLQSDRMAMEHKLKTADRELIKLTNKVSLLHREIQQERLLSEEYEQKCQKLEAQLSRDSRDAKLWRLANSNGDLKVKKEKELANAAGKLAECQKTIASLERQIKSLTDLDSVVLEPERLESSRDMTLPLDFRNDDAEFAMFTDDLYDFDLPNNNTSFFSPLPSIQPSSPPSEMSVFAGGLSTLSSYRSKRASRR, from the exons ATGGTTATGGATCGTGCGGGTTGGCTCTGGAGGCGCAAATCGTCGGATAAGAGCCCCGGGGGTAGTGACAGCTCTCTGTCTGTGTCGTCACATTCCGAGCAGTGCTCTGATGATCAG GGTCAATCTCAATCCCCTGGAGCCTCTTCAGGAAGTAAGTATGATTACAGCCAAGAAACTGGAGCAGCAAGATCCTTGAATGGCAAGCTAGCAGCAGGGGTCAATTTGAACAATTTTAATCCAGAGCATGGTCAATCATTAGAACAACATGTGTCCTCCAATGTTAGAGATGAAGAGATCAAGGAGACCTTGGAGAGTTTGAACTACAAACTTTCTGCTGCGCTTTCGACCATCAGAGCAAAAGAGGACTTGGTGAAGCAGCATGCTAAAGTCACAGAAGAGGCTGTTGCAG GTTGGGAACAAGCTGAAGCTGAAGTTACTACTCTGAAGGGGCTACTTGAAGCTTCTTGTCAGAAGAATGCTTCTCTCCAGGATCAAGTCAGCGACCTAGATGAGGCCCTCAAGGAATGCGTCAGGCAACTGCGGCTGGCAAGGGAAGAACAAGAGGACAAAATCCGTGAAATAGTTTCCAAATCTCTGGTGCCGCAGTCTGAAAACCCTGAGCTCCAAAACCATATCGCAGAGCTAAAAAAGCGGCTGGAAGTGACCAGATCAGAAGCGTCATCTTCCATGCTATTACAGCATGATCTACAAGAAAGGCTTCAGGCAATTGAGAGAGAGAACTTGGACCTTAAGGCCAAGCTTCAGGCAATTGAGAAAGAGAATATAGATCTCAAGGCCAAACTTCTGGTACAGTCCAAGGATCTGAAGATACTAATGTTGGAAAGAGATCTGAGCAACCAAGCAGCGGAGACAGCAAGTAAACAACACTTGGAAAGTGTTAAAAAGATTGCCAGGGTTGAGGCAGAATGCCGCAGGCTACAGCATCTAACACGGAAAACAACACTGAGCAATAATTCTAGGTCTACACAAAACAATTGCTGCATGGAATCACTGACTGACAGCCAGTCCGACCATGGGGAGCATATGGTGGGTGTTGATAATGATCTGCAAAATTCTGACTCATGGGCATCGGCTTTAATTGCTGAGCTTGATCAGTTCAAGAATGGCAAGGATGGTTCAAGAAATATTGTGAACAATCCTGTTGAGATTGACATAATGGATGATTTCCTTGAGATGGAAAGGTTAGCTGCATTGCCTGAATCAGACGGTACAAGCTCTAGCTTTGAAATGGAAACAGATTCTGACAAGGCTGTCGCAAGAAGCAGCTCCTTGAAAGTCGAAACTGAAGAATTGCAAAACAAGGTAGCAGATTTGCAGGAAAAGTTTGAAGCAATTGCAAGCGAGAAAAGGGAGCTTGAGATGGCACTTATGGAGGTTAGAAATCAGCTTGACATTTCCTGTGATGCGCTAGTGGCAGCAAAGAACAGGCTGGTCGAAATGCAGATGCAGTTGGAATCAGCAAATGACTCCAAACTTTCTGCTTTGGAAGATGTGGAGCGTTTGGACTCTGAGAGGAAGGCTTTGGAGTTGCAGTTGGAGTCCAAATCTGTAGAAGTTGAGGAACTACTTATGGCTGTTGCTTCGTCGGAGGAAAATGCAGAGCAGAAAGAGTTGGAGTCACAGTTAGAATTGATGTCAGTACAAGCTACAGAGCTTCGCCTGACTGTGGCATCACTGGAAGAGAGAGTTCAGTCTGAGAGAGAGCTTTCTGTGCAACAGAAAGAAAATGCAGAAGCCATGTTGAATGCTAAAGAAGAACTCGAAGCACAGCTGTGTTCAGCAAACACTGAAATGGGGAAACTGCGTGACCTTGTCAAAGCACTAGAGAATGAAGTAAAAAAGGAGAAGGCATTGCGTGAAGAATTAACAGCACAGTTACAGATAAAGGTTGAAGCAGCTGTCGATGCAGTTAAAGAATCATTGGAGGCACAGCTGTGTTCAGCAAATACTGAAGCAGGGAAGCTTAGAGATGTTGTCAAAACACTCGAGGATGAGGTAGAAAAAGAGAAGGCATTGCGTGAAGAGCTTGCAGTAAACATAGAAGTGAAAACTAAAGCAGCAAGAACTGCTGAGGCTCTTAAAGAATCCTTGGAGGCACAGCTGTCTTCAGCAAACGCTGAAATACAGAAACTGGAAGAGATCACAAAACAACTACAGAGTGAGTTAGAGAAGGAGAAGACACTTCATGAGGAATTCTCAGCACAGTTAGAGATGAAGATTGAAGCAGAGAGAGCTTGTTCTATGGAGTCTGCTAAAGAATCATTAGAGGAACAACTCCAGTTAGTGAACTCGGAAGCTGCAAAACTGTGTGACATGGTGACTGCACTTGAGCACGatgtggaaaaggagaaggcatTTTCTGCAGAGCTCCAGATGCAGCTAGAAGCTCTAGAGGCTGTAAAGAAGGTGTTGGAGTCAGAAGCGGAGTCAGCACATCAGGATGCCAAAATTCTCAGGCAGAAGGTGGAGTCATTGGAAGCAAAACTCAAGGAGCAGATGTCGTTAACAGACGAATTCACTGCCAATGTGGAGACTTTGCAGTCAGATAGGATGGCTATGGAGCATAAACTTAAAACAGCAGATAGGGAACTCATAAAATTGACAAACAAGGTGAGCTTGCTCCATAGGGAGATCCAGCAGGAGAGATTGCTGTCAGAAGAGTACGAACAGAAATGCCAAAAGTTGGAGGCTCAGTTGTCAAGAGATAGCCGGGATGCAAAGCTCTGGCGGCTCGCAAACTCGAATGGAGATCTGAAGGTTAAGAAG GAGAAGGAGCTTGCTAACGCAGCTGGGAAGCTCGCAGAGTGCCAGAAGACAATTGCTTCTCTGGAGCGTCAAATCAAATCACTGACAGACCTCGACAGTGTGGTGCTGGAGCCTGAAAGGCTTGAATCCAGCAGGGACATGACATTGCCACTGGACTTCAGAAATGATGATGCTGAATTTGCTATGTTTACGGATGACTTATACGACTTTGACCTTCCAAACAACAACACAAGCTTCTTTTCTCCACTCCCATCAATCCAGCCCTCGTCCCCACCCTCGGAGATGTCAGTATTCGCAGGGGGGCTCTCGACTCTTAGCAGTTACAGGAGCAAAAGAGCAAGTAGAAGGTGA